The following is a genomic window from Chloracidobacterium sp..
CCGCATATTGCTGATCGAAAATGGCTTGCAGGTTTTCACGCAGGCCCTGATCGACACCCTTGCACGGTATGAAAAGCGATACTTTGCAAGTGAGATCCGACAGCGTGGATGCTAACTCCTTTTGCACAAAGCCGTAAAACGCGAGGCCGCTTTTCAGCGATACGAAGCTGAACCAAATTTGAATAGCAGCGAATACGCCGAAGATATAGATCATTGCGCCGGAGGCTTGCCGAGGAAAGGTGCAAGGTACTCGAGTGTGCGTTCTGAAGCGCCGCGGTTCGTGTTCATTGTAGTGAGGGCGTTGGAACCGAGCATCATACGACGGCCTTGATCGCTTAGGAGCGCTGCGAACACATCAGCGAGCTCATCGACAGGCTCGCCTTTTACCCTCGGAAGCTGAACAAGTGCGTCCTTCGACAAAAACTCTTCGACGGCGGCGGCGAAATTGGAGGTGTAAGGGCCGGTAACGATCGCCTTGCCGTACGCGGCGGGCTCGAAGATGCTTTGGCCGCCGTGCTTGATCAGGCTTCCGCCGACGAAGACGATCTCAGCGAGCGGATATGCGGCACGAAGTTCGCCGATGCTGTCCAGCAGAATGATCTCAGCGGTCTTATCGCGTGCAGAAGCGGCCTCACTGCGGCGGACAAATGAAAAGCCGGTCGTTCTCAGAAGCTCAGTTACCGCCTCAAAGCGTTCGGGATGGCGCGGCACGAGCATCAGCCGCGGCAGCTTTACATGCTGCGACTTCCACACGGCCTTGAATGCGTCGAGGATCCACTTTTCCTCCGGTTCGTGTGTGCTGGCGGCGAGAATGAGCGGCGCATCTGCCGATATGCCGAAGCGTGTGCGGAATTCCTCGGTCAGCGCGTTCTCATCGGCCGTAACTCCATGGTCGAATTTGAGGTTGCCGCTCACACGCACCTTGCTTGCACGCAGGCCGAGTGCCATTACCCGTTTTGCATCGGCATTTGACTGCATGGCGGCAAGGTCAAAGTATCCGAGAATGCGTTTTATGGACTTCTTGAAATATCCGTATCGCTTGTACGAACGTGCGGACATTCGACCGTTCGCGAGGCAGATACACGCTTTCTTATGATTTGCTTCGCGGATAAAGTTCGGCCAAAGTTCGGTTTCAAGAAGGATAACGGCCTTCGGCTCGAAGTGTTCGAGGGAACGCCGAACGCTGAAGCGCCAATCGAAAGGAAAGTAGAAGAAAGTATCTGCCTGATGCCTGAATATCTCGCGAACGTGTTTTTGTCCGGTTCTCGTTATCGTCGAGATGATCAGCCTGTGGAGCGGAAATTCGCGTTTGAATGCGTCAATGAGCGGCCTTGCGGCGTTCGCCTCGCCGACCGATACGCAGTGGATCCAAACGACAGGCCGCTGATCGTGCTTGAATTCCGGAAGAAAACCGAGCCTCTGCCTAAAGCCCGCCGCATATTTACCGCCGACGATCACGTCGTAGAAGAAACGCGGCGACATCAGCATGAATGCCAGCGTGTAAATTAGGCTGTAGAGAACGAACATATCGGACAGTTACATATAGTCGCAGAAAGCCAAAAATTCCGATAGGTGTCTCGGCAAGTCGTCTTTGAGGCGAAGTCTGTCCGGCAGGGTTACTTCACGCGTTCCATGTAGCGGGATTCCGCAGGATTTACGCGTATTTTTTCGCCCTCAACGATGAACGGCGGCACTTGCAGCGTAACACCGTTCTCAAGCGTTGCCGGTTTATTCGAGTTCGACGCGGTCGCACCTTTGAGTACCGGTTCGGTCGTAACCACCGTTAGTTCCATAGATGCAGGCAGCGTTACGCCAATGGGCGAACCATTATAGAATTCGACCTCGATGGTCAGGCCGGGCATCAGCCACTGTGCCGAGTCGCCAAGTTCATCCTCCGTCAACGCCACCTGCTCGTACGTCTCGTTGTTCATAAAATGATGATGTGAACCGTCCGAGTAGAGGTAATCCATCTTATGTTGTTCGAGTGTGATCTTTTCGAGTGTGTCATTTGAACGGAAGCGGTATTCGAACGAGTTGCCCGTGAGCAGATTACGAAGGCGGGCCTGTACCATCGCCCGCAGGTTGCCGGGCGTGTGATGGTGAAACTCCATCACCTTGACCGGTGCTCCTTCGTGGAGGATCACCATTCCTTTTCTGATGTCATTTGCTGAAATAGCCATAAATATTAACTGTAATCACCGCGCATCGGCGCGGTTCACAAACAAAAAAGTGTAATTTCGTTCCTTTGATTTGTCTAGTATCAGTATGCAGCGGCAAAGGTATGCGGATTATGATGCACCGTGTTCATCCTCAGCGACCTTTGCTGCACTGCTGACATCCTTGCCCGAACGCCCGAACTTGTGCTTGAGAAACTCGACGATCGGCGGCAGCAGCGACAGGAAGATCACGACGATAACGACCTTTTCGATATGCTCATCGAGCTTGATGCCGAGTGCTCGTTCGACCACGCCGCCGAGGAAGTAGCCTGCAAGCACCATGCTTGATATCCAGATAGCACCGCCCAAAATGCTGAACGGCAGAAAACGCGAATACGGCATTTCGGATGCACCCACGACGAGCGGTGCAAATGTCCGCACGATCGGCACAAAGCGCGCCAGGACGACGGTCTTGACGCCGTATTTTTCAAAGAACGAATGCGCCTTCTGCACTCTGCTCGGCTTGAATATGAACGAATCTTCACGGCTGAACAGTCGTTTGCCCATCCAGCGGCCTGTCCAATAACCCGTGTTGTCCCCGATCACTGATCCGGCAAAGAACGCCAGCAGGATAAGTATCACATTCAGTTTGTCGGGCAGTGTTCGTGCCATCAGTCCGGCGACGACGAGCAGGCTGTCGCCCGGAAGGAAAAAGCCGACGGCAAGCCCGGTTTCGGCAAAGACGATGAAGAAAAGGCCGAAATAGACGTAGATGCCCATGAGATCAAGGAGGTAATTGATCAAATGTGCCGGGTTCAAAAACTCCCTGATCTGATGCAGAAGATCCATAATAAAAAAACGCTACCAGCCGTGCTCGCCGATGAGCGGAACAAATGAACACGGGCCGAAATTCTCTTCGACGCTGCCGTTGGCGGTGCGCGTAACGCGTATCAAGAATTGCGACCTTTGCTCGCGTCCGACCGGCACGACAAGCCGGCCGCCGACCTTCAACTGTGCGACCAGCGGGGCGGGAACCGATGGGCCGCCTGCCGCCACAAGTATCGCATCATACGGCTGATATGCATCCCAACCGTTCGTGCCGTCAGCGGCTTTGATCGTAACGTTCGTGAATCCCAGCGATCTGAGCCGCTGTTCGGCGTCTGCGGCGAGCGATGCGATGCGTTCGACAGCGAATACGCGGCGGGCAAGCGTCGCCAAGATCGCCGTTTGATAGCCCGTGCCCGCTCCGATCTCAAGCACCTTTTCGCTGCCGGTCAGCTCGAGCAGCGAGGTCATTTTGGCAACGATGAAAGGCTGCGAGATCGTCTGGCCGCCGGCGATCGGAAGTGCATTATCTCTGTATGCCTGTGAACGGAGCGCTTCGGGAACAAAAAGATGCCGGCCGAGATCGCCCATTACGCCGAGCACTTTCTCATCCGCGATGCCGTATTTGCTTCGCAGCGTATCGATCATTGCGTGGCGAAGCATTTCATAGCCGTCGGAGGCATTCTTTTGCGGCGTTACTGCGGTCATGTGTTCCAGTCGGAAAGTGCGTCGAGAGCGCGGTGGTTCGTCAGGTCGCTGCGCATCGGCGTTACCGAGACGTAGCCATCGGCGATGGCTTCAAAGTCGGTGCCGCCCTCGGCGCGGAAACCCTCGCGGACCTCGCCGATCCAATAATAGAACTTGCCGCGCGGATCTACGTGTTCGGTGATGACAGGCCGTGCGGTCTTAAAACCCTGCGTCGTAACACGAATGCCGGTCGGGACGCCTTTCGGCACGTTTATGTTGAGCAGTGTCGCTGTCGGAAGTCCCTCAATAAGCACCTTGCGCGTCAATTCGGCGGCGACGCGGGCTGATTCGCCAAAGTCCGGGTCGCGATGCTCGACAAGGCTGAATGCGAGGCCCGGCACGCCGAGGATCGTCGCCTCCATCGCACCTGCCACGGTGCCGGAATATGTCGCATCGTCGCCGAGATTCGCCCCGTGATTGATGCCCGAGCAGCAGATGTGCGGCCGAAAACCGTCGCCGAAGATGTGGTTGAGTGCGATCGTTACACAGTCCGTCGGCGTCCCGTCAACCGTCCAATGATGATCGTCTATCTTACGGATTCGCAGCGGGCGGGCGAGCGTAAGGCTGTGCGAGGCTCCGCTCATCTCGGATTCCGGAGCAACGACATAGACGTCGCCGACGAGCGACAGTGCGCTTTCAAGGGCGGCGATACCTTCCGAGTGGATGCCGTCGTCATTTGTTATAAGGATCCTTGGCCTGGACATCTAAAAAGTGAAAAAAAGGTGAGCGACGTTGCCGTTGTTCACCTTTTCATTGTACTCAAAATTGAAACGTAATGTTCATTGTGCCGCCGGTGCGGTCGTGCGCGGTGCCGCATTTGCGGGACGCTGCTGACGGAAGCGCCGCCGGTTACGCTTGCGTGCGTTCGCCGACTTGAGTTTTGCCTTCTGGCCGGGCGGGATGTAATGAGAATGTTTCTTAAGATCCTTAATGATCTCCTCACTGATCACCTTACGCTTAAAGCGGCGCAGTGCCGACTCGATCGATTCGTTTGCGTTAACTGATATATATGCCATTTACTTTCTCACCTCCTTTCGGCCGAAAATCCACCCAAAACGGGCAAACAATCATTAAACTACAAAGCGTATGCGGCGCGCAAACCGCGCAAACCGCGCAAGGCTATTTCAGAGGCACTGCGAGCAGATGTCCGCGGTACGCAAAATAGATCTTGTTCGCCGGTTCGTCAACGTACATCGCCATGCTGCTGAAGACTATCTTCGGCAGGCGTTTTACGCTCCTGAAGGTGAAGAACTTGGTTTCGTATATGCCGACGTCTGTCGCGCCGCTTTCCGGATCGGTGATCGCCGCCCAAAATTCATTCGGGCGGCCTGCGGCCTGCAGCGGGCGGAAGGTCTGTTGTACAAGCGGCCTGAACTCACCTTTGGCCGGGAATACCGCGCCCGTCGCGGGATCGACGAGTCTCATTGCATCGGGGTCGAACTCCTCTCGTCCGAAGGCCGCATCATCCTCGTCCGGCTCGCCGATCTCCCATTCATAAGAACCGACACGTGTCGAAACGAGGATCTTGCCTAAACTCGGTATGTAAGCATCCGGCTGAAGGTATCCGTACGTGATGTCCATGGCGACCGGATACACCTTGCCGGTGGCAGTGTCGATACGCGAGATCGAGCTGATGTAACTGTCTTCGAGCCGGCCGGCAAGAAGCCAGCGTCCGTTTCCTGACAAAACGAGATTTGTGTAGCTGCCGCCGGTCAATTTTGACGATCTGCCGTTCGACCATTTAACGATACCGACATTTGAGCCTCGATATTCAACGCCGCCGAGCCGCGCCTTCCAACTGCTCTCCCCACCGGCAACGCTGAAGCCGCCGCTGACTGGCATCTGGTCAAAACCCGCCGGTTGGGCCACGTCGGCGCCGAGGCCTTTGTCCGTCACCGTTTTCCATGACCGGCCCTCGTATCGACGCTCGCTCTTCAGCTTGTCGCGTTTTGCAAGACGGACATCCGCATCATCCGCAGGGCGGTCTTCGCCGCTTCCGGTAACTTGTTTGCGGATCTCATCGGCAACTCTCGTGCGGACAGAGCGGTCGATCGCGGAAGCAATTATGCCGCTGTCGCTCTTCCATACGGTATCAACATAAAACTGGTCGCTTGCCGAAATGACCTCAAGGCCCGGCACCTCGCGTGCGAGGGCATATTTTACATCGGCCGGTGCGGCTTTCATTCGCTTAATTCGTTCGATCAGCCCCTTAAAGAACTGTGAGTTCATATATCCGCCGCCCCATATACGGCGGCCGCCGTTCTTGCCGAGCATCAACAATTCGGCCTTAAGGCAATACGGCCCGTCGCAGTCGATATACGGCGGCATCGAATCAACGTCGTTGTCAGCGAGGAAGGCGGCAAATTCGTCAAATTCGTGCCGTTCCAGCACGCGCTCGCGGTAACGGCTTTCATCTTCATCCCAACTGAAAACGACCCGATCCTTGTAAAGCCGAATATAAGCGTCGTCAAACCAGTAAACACCGTTAAGGTCGGGTGTCTTCAGCACTTCTTCCCGAAGCTGCTTTTCGCGCGTGCGGATATAGGTGTCTGGCTCCGGGGATTCCAAGTACACACTACCCTCGTTAATGCCGACAAAAAAGAGGTTTGCGAGGAGCTCGTTGTCGGCGCCGACGTATCCGTCAACAAAAAACCAATTCCAAGAGCCTGTGATGAACGCCTCATTCGGGTGCTTTGCGCGGACAAGCCGTTGTGCTTCGGGCGAGTCTTCGCTGATCAGATACCGCTCGGCAGCGATCGAAAGCCGTTTGTCGGGTGAGTTCAGATCAATCGCGGCCTTTGCGATCGGAAGTTCCGCTCGTATGAGCCGCGCACAGGCATAAAGAGCCTCGCGGGCACGCGGTTCCGTATTTTCGACAGCCGCTGCATAGCCGTATTGGTCGTCCACAAGACACGCGGCCAGCCCTTGAGCAGAAGGAACTCCTTCAGATAGTGCCGCGACCTCGGGGCCATGGGTCTCACGCAGTGCCTTTGCCCGCGCGAGCGATCGAAGAATACCTGCCGCATCGGCGCGTCCGGTGCGGATATCAAGCAGCAAAAGTGAGTCTATCGGAGCATTTTGCCAGCGAAGTATCATTCGACGATAGATCTGCGCCCGCGCGGGATCACGTTTATCAAGGGCGGCGATCCGGCTGACAAGAGCCGACGCGAGTTCATCAGTGACCCTATCCTCACCTGTTAGTGCGACGAACAGATTTGCCCGTATGAATTCGCCCTTCGGAATCCTGGCTGTGGCGGTATTAGTATTATCCGAATACCCGGAGGTGTAGGAGAGAGCCATAACGTTACTGCCGGCAAGCTCGGCCGTAACGGCAGCCTCAATAGCGTCCATCTGCTCAAGTGTCGTAAAGCCGCCGCTGGCGAATAGTGCTTGTACAAGTTTTCGTTGAGCGTAAGGCTCTTCCGTCTGTCCAAGCAGCCGTCTGAGAGGCCCTGCGGCACGCGGATCCTTTTGTTTGATCAGGGCGTCGAGTGCCGAGTTGCGAAGAGGATATGGTTCATCGGATGCCGCAAAATCCGCTACTGCTGCATTAACAGCGGCAAGAGCGTCAGCAACCGCAGCATTAGCAGCAGAAACCGCATTTGCGGCCATGTTGGCCGGCAGTTTTGCTGCGGGTACCACCGAATTGGCCGCAGTATTCATACCCGGACGTTTCGGCACATCGGGACTGCGTTCGTCAAGCAGGGCAATGAGGCTCGGAACGGCTTCCGGCATCTCGATCTCGCTAAGTTTCTGTACGATCGTGCGTCGGACATTGCCGTTATCGACCGCCCAATTCTTGTCTTCGAGCCACGGCAGCAGTGCCCTAAGGATGTCGGGGTTATTCGAATCTAGCTTTTCGGTAAGGTTTCTGACCGCCGCTCCGCGGACGTTTCGGTCGCTGCTTTTTAGCAGATCGATCATCTTATCGGCATACTTCTCATCAGGTGAGATGCGGATAAGCGTCGTAAGGCCCGTAAAGCGCTGCATCTTTACAAGCGTCTCGTCTGACATTAAACCGTAATACCAGTCGTCGCGGCCCGGAAAATCCTTCTCATGCACGAGCGCGTCCATTGCAAGATCGCGCATACCGTCGGGCAGATCTTTGTTCTCGACCATGGCTTTGAGTTCGTCGCGATAGCGTTCAATATCGCCGAGCGAATCGGTGTCGAGGGCGTGCCGATAGAGAGCCCACAGTGCAAGGGCCCTTGTCGAAGTGCCGCCGCCGGACATCAAGCGGTCGATTATCGGCCGAGCCTTGTTGAAGTCGAAGCGTGTTAGTGCAAGCAGTTCTTCTTGATTCGAGACGTATTCATTGACGTCGGATACCTGTTCTGCCGCAGCACGCAGTTCATCGGAATAGTACGGACTGTTGTTGGTAAGCCATTCGCGTATCCGGCTGCGATCGTCCTCGCCTATCGAGCCGTTCTCGCCTTGGTTGTCGTAAACGGACTTTACGAATTCGTAGCCGTCCTTTTCACTGCCGAACAACTTTACAAGGTTGGCAAGTTTGGAAGGGTCGTCCTCTATCTCTTTCTTTAGACGAGCAAGCGTTTTAGCCGACGGCTCCGGCGTGTATCGCAAGGGGCCTGCAAGGGAAGCCTGCTGTATCCAATAGTCAATCAGCTCATCAGCGGGAGCATCATCTCTCGGCGGCTTGTTCGGGTTGTAAAAGTCTTTATCACGCGATCGGTACGGCTTCACAAGCGGATTCGGACGCGGCGGTGCCGGCAGCATCAGCAGTTTCTCGATCGGGT
Proteins encoded in this region:
- the surE gene encoding 5'/3'-nucleotidase SurE, which codes for MSRPRILITNDDGIHSEGIAALESALSLVGDVYVVAPESEMSGASHSLTLARPLRIRKIDDHHWTVDGTPTDCVTIALNHIFGDGFRPHICCSGINHGANLGDDATYSGTVAGAMEATILGVPGLAFSLVEHRDPDFGESARVAAELTRKVLIEGLPTATLLNINVPKGVPTGIRVTTQGFKTARPVITEHVDPRGKFYYWIGEVREGFRAEGGTDFEAIADGYVSVTPMRSDLTNHRALDALSDWNT
- a CDS encoding protein-L-isoaspartate(D-aspartate) O-methyltransferase gives rise to the protein MTAVTPQKNASDGYEMLRHAMIDTLRSKYGIADEKVLGVMGDLGRHLFVPEALRSQAYRDNALPIAGGQTISQPFIVAKMTSLLELTGSEKVLEIGAGTGYQTAILATLARRVFAVERIASLAADAEQRLRSLGFTNVTIKAADGTNGWDAYQPYDAILVAAGGPSVPAPLVAQLKVGGRLVVPVGREQRSQFLIRVTRTANGSVEENFGPCSFVPLIGEHGW
- a CDS encoding 3-deoxy-D-manno-octulosonic acid transferase, translated to MFVLYSLIYTLAFMLMSPRFFYDVIVGGKYAAGFRQRLGFLPEFKHDQRPVVWIHCVSVGEANAARPLIDAFKREFPLHRLIISTITRTGQKHVREIFRHQADTFFYFPFDWRFSVRRSLEHFEPKAVILLETELWPNFIREANHKKACICLANGRMSARSYKRYGYFKKSIKRILGYFDLAAMQSNADAKRVMALGLRASKVRVSGNLKFDHGVTADENALTEEFRTRFGISADAPLILAASTHEPEEKWILDAFKAVWKSQHVKLPRLMLVPRHPERFEAVTELLRTTGFSFVRRSEAASARDKTAEIILLDSIGELRAAYPLAEIVFVGGSLIKHGGQSIFEPAAYGKAIVTGPYTSNFAAAVEEFLSKDALVQLPRVKGEPVDELADVFAALLSDQGRRMMLGSNALTTMNTNRGASERTLEYLAPFLGKPPAQ
- a CDS encoding 30S ribosomal protein S21, which codes for MAYISVNANESIESALRRFKRKVISEEIIKDLKKHSHYIPPGQKAKLKSANARKRNRRRFRQQRPANAAPRTTAPAAQ
- the efp gene encoding elongation factor P produces the protein MAISANDIRKGMVILHEGAPVKVMEFHHHTPGNLRAMVQARLRNLLTGNSFEYRFRSNDTLEKITLEQHKMDYLYSDGSHHHFMNNETYEQVALTEDELGDSAQWLMPGLTIEVEFYNGSPIGVTLPASMELTVVTTEPVLKGATASNSNKPATLENGVTLQVPPFIVEGEKIRVNPAESRYMERVK
- a CDS encoding VTT domain-containing protein; the encoded protein is MDLLHQIREFLNPAHLINYLLDLMGIYVYFGLFFIVFAETGLAVGFFLPGDSLLVVAGLMARTLPDKLNVILILLAFFAGSVIGDNTGYWTGRWMGKRLFSREDSFIFKPSRVQKAHSFFEKYGVKTVVLARFVPIVRTFAPLVVGASEMPYSRFLPFSILGGAIWISSMVLAGYFLGGVVERALGIKLDEHIEKVVIVVIFLSLLPPIVEFLKHKFGRSGKDVSSAAKVAEDEHGAS
- a CDS encoding HEAT repeat domain-containing protein encodes the protein MKNTIRASAFCIALLTCLSAFLWHTSAAKEDPIEKLLMLPAPPRPNPLVKPYRSRDKDFYNPNKPPRDDAPADELIDYWIQQASLAGPLRYTPEPSAKTLARLKKEIEDDPSKLANLVKLFGSEKDGYEFVKSVYDNQGENGSIGEDDRSRIREWLTNNSPYYSDELRAAAEQVSDVNEYVSNQEELLALTRFDFNKARPIIDRLMSGGGTSTRALALWALYRHALDTDSLGDIERYRDELKAMVENKDLPDGMRDLAMDALVHEKDFPGRDDWYYGLMSDETLVKMQRFTGLTTLIRISPDEKYADKMIDLLKSSDRNVRGAAVRNLTEKLDSNNPDILRALLPWLEDKNWAVDNGNVRRTIVQKLSEIEMPEAVPSLIALLDERSPDVPKRPGMNTAANSVVPAAKLPANMAANAVSAANAAVADALAAVNAAVADFAASDEPYPLRNSALDALIKQKDPRAAGPLRRLLGQTEEPYAQRKLVQALFASGGFTTLEQMDAIEAAVTAELAGSNVMALSYTSGYSDNTNTATARIPKGEFIRANLFVALTGEDRVTDELASALVSRIAALDKRDPARAQIYRRMILRWQNAPIDSLLLLDIRTGRADAAGILRSLARAKALRETHGPEVAALSEGVPSAQGLAACLVDDQYGYAAAVENTEPRAREALYACARLIRAELPIAKAAIDLNSPDKRLSIAAERYLISEDSPEAQRLVRAKHPNEAFITGSWNWFFVDGYVGADNELLANLFFVGINEGSVYLESPEPDTYIRTREKQLREEVLKTPDLNGVYWFDDAYIRLYKDRVVFSWDEDESRYRERVLERHEFDEFAAFLADNDVDSMPPYIDCDGPYCLKAELLMLGKNGGRRIWGGGYMNSQFFKGLIERIKRMKAAPADVKYALAREVPGLEVISASDQFYVDTVWKSDSGIIASAIDRSVRTRVADEIRKQVTGSGEDRPADDADVRLAKRDKLKSERRYEGRSWKTVTDKGLGADVAQPAGFDQMPVSGGFSVAGGESSWKARLGGVEYRGSNVGIVKWSNGRSSKLTGGSYTNLVLSGNGRWLLAGRLEDSYISSISRIDTATGKVYPVAMDITYGYLQPDAYIPSLGKILVSTRVGSYEWEIGEPDEDDAAFGREEFDPDAMRLVDPATGAVFPAKGEFRPLVQQTFRPLQAAGRPNEFWAAITDPESGATDVGIYETKFFTFRSVKRLPKIVFSSMAMYVDEPANKIYFAYRGHLLAVPLK